In Falco biarmicus isolate bFalBia1 chromosome 6, bFalBia1.pri, whole genome shotgun sequence, the following are encoded in one genomic region:
- the LOC130151691 gene encoding uncharacterized protein LOC130151691 has product MKNMTLFFISIIYLLLKATGTKEVIFGHNNFTEYQVGNMNLILSVPHGGSMEPKDIPDREAACLDANTSSCIFSHKCPPGSNQNYKKCKVSTNQDRYTIEVAQALAEEINEITDGFFPHIVINHLQRFKMDANREKEEASFGIPQAEQSWEEYMGFLTTAKSQMTGGLILDIHGQAHPERWIELGYTLPKTSLNSGVFSASSSSISYLASQLVNVSSENLVAGNRSLGKYIEEQNNSYVCVPSPSNPSPNNGSYYSGGYITKTFGSRSSGTVDAIQLELPQWVRAAEERHRFCKALARAVMKFWQTNYCSQYNHEFLPC; this is encoded by the coding sequence ATGAAGAATATGACTTTGTTCTTCATTTCCATtatatatttgcttttgaaagccACTGGCACCAAAGAGGTTATATTTGGTCACAATAATTTCACAGAATATCAAGTGGGTAACATGAACCTGATTCTCTCTGTCCCACATGGTGGGTCAATGGAACCCAAAGACATCCCTGATCGAGAAGCTGCCTGTTTGGATGCAAACACATCCTCTTGTATCTTCTCTCATAAGTGTCCGCCTGGAAGTAATCAAAATTATAAGAAATGCAAAGTGTCTACCAACCAAGACAGGTATACTATAGAAGTGGCTCAGGCTCTTgctgaagaaattaatgaaattactGATGGCTTCTTCCCACATATTGTTATAAACCACCTACAGAGGTTCAAGATGGATGCtaacagggaaaaggaagaagccTCCTTTGGAATTCCCCAAGCAGAACAGTCCTGGGAAGAGTATATGGGATTTTTGACCACTGCAAAATCACAGATGACAGGGGGCCTGATTCTGGATATCCATGGACAAGCACATCCTGAACGGTGGATAGAACTAGGTTACACACTTCCAAAAACTTCCCTTAACTCAGGTGTCTTTTCTGCATCAAGTTCCTCAATTAGCTATCTAGCCAGTCAGCTAGTCAATGTGTCTTCTGAGAATTTAGTTGCAGGGAACAGAAGTTTGGGTAAATATATTGAAGAACAAAATAACAGTTATGTTTGCGTGCCTTCTCCGTCCAATCCTAGCCCAAATAACGGGAGCTATTATAGTGGTGGATATATAACAAAGACTTTTGGTTCCCGTAGTTCTGGTACTGTTGATGCCATTCAGCTTGAACTACCCCAGTGGGTGAGGGCAGCTGAAGAACGTCACAGATTTTGTAAAGCACTGGCAAGGGCTGTAATGAAATTCTGGCAAACTAACTACTGCAGCCAGTACAACCATGAATTTCTGCCGTGCTGA